Part of the Triticum dicoccoides isolate Atlit2015 ecotype Zavitan unplaced genomic scaffold, WEW_v2.0 scaffold248242, whole genome shotgun sequence genome is shown below.
GGTAAGGCTAACTACAAGCAGGTGTTTCTTGATGTTCATTGCCAGACATTTGTGAAATATATTTTCTTGTATTGATGTTTCTGCTTTCTTTGATTTTAGGAATGATTGCGGTGTCTTTGTGATGAAATGTATGGAAATCTGGACTCCTAGAGTTGTTCTTCATGATTATTTCTCAAGAGTCAACATTCCAAATATACGGATACAATATGCGAATCAGCTGTTCTTCAGTTCTAAGAATACCGCTGATAAGTCTCTGGTAACACATTTCCTTCGAGAGGTAATCCTCTTGTTCTTCTTTTGGCCACTTCGGTTGTTCCTGCTAAGTATGTCTGGCTGATGTTTACTGATGCTCTGTTCTGTCCTTTTCTGCAGGGCAAATTTCATCGTGTCAGAAAGAGTGTAACTTCAGAGTCCAACGCGTATCGGTAACCAGGACAGAGGAGAAATAGATATTGTTTCATAGACGAATGTGTCTCAGTAAACAGGACATAGGAGAAATAGATACTGTACTAGGACCATGCCCGCTTGTTGCCGCAGAAAATTGTGATTACGTTTTCATTGATGGTTTTAGCCAAATTAGTTGTATGTCATCTATTGTTATGGTGCAGTAAACAT
Proteins encoded:
- the LOC119345534 gene encoding uncharacterized protein LOC119345534, producing MDSLFHKKSRYQVVVSEMLVGNFQHLWKEIVDPEYIFDNFRIVYPDMPRQGNGNDCGVFVMKCMEIWTPRVVLHDYFSRVNIPNIRIQYANQLFFSSKNTADKSLVTHFLREGKFHRVRKSVTSESNAYR